The DNA sequence CTTTTTTATGGGCAGAGCTCTGAACATCTGACAACAGCATTGATGGAGCTCTGGAGCTGATGCCAGTTCATCATGTGACCATTGTCTCTTCACCGTCTGTGCTGACAGAGCAACAGGAAGTGTGTCATCTCTAATCCAACATGTGAGGTCAGCCTCCTCTCACCTGTTCACCCCAGAGGCTGTCCTGGAACTGGATCTGCATCCCATAACTGTCTGAAATGTTCAAAGTTGATTTAACTTCAGCTGCAGAAAATGAAAAGCTCCTCACTGGGAGTTTAACATCAGGTGTTTGATGCTGAAGGCATGGCTCCTGATTCTGATGGCTGATTCCTCCATGCAGACCTCTCAGGGAGCTGCAGGTTTCCACAGCTGTGCACTGCCTGAACCCACAGACCCCCCAGGGAAGACGTACGTCCCCTCGTTTGTATCTAGTGGACATATCTCTCTTAATCCCTGAGCTCAGCTCATAACTCTTCTGCTAACCTCCATTCTGTCTGCAGAGACAGAGAAGCTGAAGTGTCCGCTGCAGCGACGGTCCGGCCCTCAGACTGGAGCTCACACCCTGAAGGGCCCAAACACTTGAGCGTTACTGGAGATACTAGGATGCATGCAGGCCCTGAGCTCCAGCGGCCGGTCTCCATCCCCCTCAGGCAGCGCTCCTCCGCCCTCAGTGAGTCCAAACACATCCGGGTTCAGCTCAGACCTTCTGGTTAGAATGAGGCGTAGTTTCAGTTCACCAGGATCATCAGAAGAGGAGCAGGTAGAAACCTCGATGACATCTGTGCACCAAACACTGCAGGGACCTTTAGGACTGTGATGAGTATCCAAATACTCAGATATTCGGGATCTGCTCCCAAAAATTCACCTACAAATATTCGCCACATCTAAGATTGCTGATTCacaatttttataaatatctagTAGAGCGcagcaaaaatataatttgggaaaaatgtattttttgctcTGAAATACAGAAGAATGTTGGATTTTAGGTTTCTAAAAGTGAAATTAAGCTGAATCTGCAGCGCTACTTCCCCCAGAGGTTGACAAACCTTCAAGATAAAGTGTTGGTGAAGCTTCCTGAAGCTTCCTTTACTGACATAAGTTCTGAAAAATGAATTTGCTTGAAACAGCGGCGCtgcagctccagtgttgacattctttagTAACTCTTCAACAGATGACGCAGTGAACGGAATCGCAGCGGAGGCCTTTGCACCAGTGTGAAATGTTTTAGAACGACGAGTGTTGCAGAACTTTGAAGATTgaaaaactgtggagaaaaTTTTCAGCATTTGTTGTTAAGTGATGTGAAACAATAGTGATGTTGGTTTTGTTTACGGCTGAACTCAACCAGAAAGTTGACCAAAAACCGTGTTTAAAGGAACAGACACATTCAAATCTGACCTCCTGTTCTAAATAAAGGTATAAATGATCTAATACACATTTTATTTCGCACAAGGAAAAGCAACTGTCCAGATATATTAAAAAGTAAGAATTGTGGTTCAATCTGGGAATCGTTGAGCTTGATTCGTCAATCAAACGGATCACCAGTAACGATCCACAGCCGTGACATTGGAGCCGGACTCACACCCATAAAGCCTGCAGTTAAAGGATAAAGATTTCCAGCTTGTTCTGCATTTTAGACTTTTGCTTTTGCAAAAATTCAAATTGATTGCAAGTATTGAAAATATTTCCATCAGTTTGGGACTGAGCTTCTATTATTAAAGTGGCAGCTTCTTCTAATCACTGCAGCTTTTGCCATCAGTTATCCTCTTGTAGATCAAAAGTTTCTTTGAgactttgaaatgttttgcagTTTGTTCTTCAGTAAATGATCTGTCAAGAAATGCAGTTTCTGCTTTGGAAGCTTCTCTGCTGATTGGTTGCAGGTAGGCCTCGACCCGTCTCCATGCCCGTGGAGTCGGTCTTGGGAGTGTCGGACTTCCCACTCAGGCCTGGAGCTCATGGAAGGAAAGGTAAGCTCTGCAGCAGGCTGCACAAACATCATACGGGGGGCAGAAggattcagtcagccaccaatagtgcaagttctcccactgaaCAATCAGACGATGGGATTTCCTGGATCATTTTGTCTCACTTTGTCTCTCATacttgaggtttacctatgatggaAATgtcaggcctctctcatctctTACAGTGGGAAAACTCGAAGAACTgatggctgactgaatacttttttgcaaCACAATATGCTTCTGAGTTTGTGGTCcattagagcagtgtttttcaaccagtgtgccgttgGAGATttcccattttcactgatctaaaaacatttcccatctccaggatatcagctgtattcatccaaacaggccctgaaaaaacactgagtagttaggaatataaaagatcataaaatacttttttctttgtgtttatttgattttattgaagacattttgataagaatgatggtaccgtgatttagccacagcttcagctgttttttttggaaaagtcccgcccctttaactgtctccaccaatcattcttggaggcttaatcacatgtcatcactctgaccaatcagaagtggttaaagtcttcacttccttgttctgattctgctcataaagtctctcagttctaacaaacaTACcatctaaagctcgtctttagcggtgtagctttccacagaatccggtgtcagaccgtggaacaagtgaacaaaacaatgaagctcagagacgctagtctttctgccattactacatctcccatgatgcattgggttagagtgacagcgtctcagcacaCAATGAGTCTTtctttgttaaacgtcttgaatcCACAACGAACagacatcaaacagttttttaatcttctaacttaacttttattacatcttttagaaaaaaacagctgcagcttccaactttttctgctacaattatctcaaaaatgcatgtgagatcatggagggactgtggatcaatacagactatgagtttctccttttttttttttggatgctggtgtgccgcaggatttttctcaaggttaaagtgtgccgtggctcagaaaaggttgaaaacactGAGTGTCTGAGCTGAAAACAGCTGCAGGGGTCCAGTGCATTTGCTCACAGACCAGAAAACAGCAGGAGCTCTAAGTGGGAAAATAGCAATGTTACAATAGAGTTTCAAATACATTTGACTTGTTGTTTGCATCAAATGTGAGCAGTTTATTATATCCTGCAGTACAACATTCTTTAtgactttaaaatacaaaatccgtctgagtttttctttcatttgctttaaagcagagaacataaacatcaataaCAATAAGTTTTTGTCATCAAAATCTGAGTGTAGTTAACTTTTAacctatggaagcgattctgtagcgtaattaaaaataaaagtcaaaaccagaaatgctttttacgactcgtaaatttacgagtttatatctcataaatttacgagaaaaagtcATCGATTAACGAGGAGAAAACGTCAAAGTTTtctgtgaagctttatttctagataggtttaaaaaacaaagagattctgaaccttttggcgactcaaaatcagattcagtgtcagtaaagtgGAGTTTCACATataaataaggagctcagagacacgtttgggtgtagaaaACCGCTGctgcctttattctccttttcattcacacaccctgaacttcatttgtcaccttacgtcatgaacctgtcatcccaacaccaatgtgGAAGTAAACGGTGTTACGTacaccccctcctccagatgaaacgtccagtttcaacataaaacaataaagaggaataaaatgccaaaaaagtgatcctcctcctcagacgaaagcgtcacacaaacgtagagatctggtctttggtggaggaagaaaggattgaagtgaaCAGCTGCCTGCAGGGATACCCGatgacggcttcatcgggctgaaGAGaccctgcaaaccaaccatcaataaataaaactttaataaattgtaaatcaaacaaatgagcttccagacatttggaaacCGTAGCTTCAACAGTGATAACAGTAGTATAAACAGTAGTatcccaacagtagctgggataggctccagcaaccccacaaCACCAGAAGGGATTCAGGTTTGAAAaagggataaataaataattgcacATTTTCTGCTGGTTATTAATATCtttgtaacagtttttaatTTGCACATTAACAGAAAACTGTAGAAATCATGTTTATTATGTCTTTAACGGTTCTGAAATCTGAATTAAAAACACACTGAAAGCATAAAATCTCCCACTCTGGCCATATGAAGTGAATTCAACCGTCTAATAGTAATGAAGGGTTAACATAATGTATGCCATGCGCTGTCTGAactaaaatgaatcaaaaactAGAACCAGAATAAAATCCTCTCATGGAATAGTCGATGTCCTCTTGCATACGCAGGAACTGGACCTTGTCGGGGTTCTAACGCAGAATTGAACTACAGCAGAACTTTCAGCAACATAATGGATCCATCTGCCCTTTAAAGCTTTGGTCTCCTTAAAAATTGTTGAGGTGTGTTTAGGAAGGCAACAGAAAGAGGGAGAGCAGCAGCGCCCCCTCCTGACTCCTTACAGGGACTGCAGGAGGGTGGCAGACCTCGTTTCTGCCGTCGCACGTTCACAGAGTAACGTGGAGCTGCTGTCTGCTCCTCAACAGGAAGAGCGGTTCTGCACAGATGTCTGAGCAACGAACGGATCGGCactgtggaggaagaggagccctGCTTCCCCCTGCCGTACCGGGGGCACCCCTCTGTGCGCGGCGTCGACCACATCAGAGGCAGCCGCTGCTTCATCGACGCCGACCTTCACAACAGCACCACCATGCCTTACCAGGAGGCTGCGGCCCAGaagccctcctcctcctcctcgtcttcctcctccGCTCCTCCTCAGGCCCCCACCAAACAGAGCAAGTCTCTGCTGGGCGGATTGCTGGCTCGCTTCCGGCTCCTCAGCCActgacaccccccaccccccaccccagaggAGCCTTCATACTTTGGGGCTGTTGCAGGTTGAACTCATGATTAGAACATCAGCTGcctgaccccccacccccacacggACAAAGCAGGGACAGAATCTTTCAGGTGGAGGTTTTTAAAGCCAAAGCTGACCTTCAGGACGTTTTCCCCTCTCAGCCTGAGGCCagccttcctcctcctgctcctcctcctcagacctgtcagtcacatccTTAGATGGTTGGGACATTTTTTTACGTTACACATGCTGTAAATGACTGGCCTTGAGGGACTTTAGGCCACTTGTcttcatttctgtcattttggtGACTTCTGTGGTTTTGAGGAAAAATATAACAGAAATGAAACGGCTGGAGAGTCGGTCCGTGTCCAGCCTGTGCAGAAGCTGGTGGTTTGACGGTTCTAGCTCTGTGTTCTGGACGATGAGCAGTGCTAGAGGTTTCTACACTGTTCCTCCTCAGGACCCTCCTCTGGAACTTTGACCATTCACTGCTGCAGCCTTTCTTATAtccgtttattttttatgttttattgttcTAATAAGGAGGAGTTCATCCTTCTTCCAGAATGTGTGAATCATCATAAAGCCATGTGTTTTTTCCAGGCCACTTCACTTCTTTCATATTTAATAAATGgaaacaaaatgttgttgttctttGAAAGATGTCTTCACATGTGAGGCAGTGAAGTTCTGTGCAGATGAAGGTCTGAGCTGTGGAACAGCTTCAACGTTCAAAGCTTCAAACACTAAAGAATCTTGACATGAATGCTCAGGAGATCAAGAAACATCTctcttttccagacactcaaagcgcttacagtgtgtccgtTATTCATCAAGTCTTCTTTCAGAtttggtgatggtagaggcgtggctgccagttcacgcctacGGACCCTCTGACCCTCACCGGGACACTCATGCACTTTCATGctggtaggcagtagcgttaagggtcttgctcAAGGGACACCCTCACTGAATTCAGTTGCTTGTTCatccccccaccacccccggtaatcaaaccctggtttcctgtcAGTCCTTCACcgtaccaaccgagctacccagccgctttTAGTGAGACAATACTATACGGCTACCACACAGCAGTCCATAGTCCAAGTCCATAGATGGACCAAGAAGTCACAGACGTTAGTCCTCAGTCTCTTTCAGTAAACAGGACCGTCCAGGCAGCTTTCTGGGAACCAATCCTACTCTATCAGGAAAAACATTCCACATCCTTTTGAAAAGGAGATTCAGGTGCTGACGTTATTCTCCTTTGGACTTGTGgtcagactttatttttttcttttttttaagttttagatGAAGGAAATCCTCTTttagttttacaaataaaaagtcAACCTAACTTCAGCCACCCAGACCAGGACCTGAAGGTTGAGCGTGGTAAACATGAATTGTCCTGCTTCATCCACTGTTGGGAATTTTGAAGAGGCCTAGCACTTGAAGGCACCACCCAAGAGATACAGGCTGAGCTGTGACGCCTGGCTCATGGTCcagccagagaactcagggatcacTCTCTCTGGACCACAAGGCCCGGGAAGCCAACACCCAAGAAACACAGCCACCGAGGGCCCAGTTCCCCCACGAGGGACAGAATATGATAATAAtcgatactttatttatcccacaatggggaaattcttctctgcatttgacccatcctctgggggagcggtgagctgcagccgaaccgCGCTGGGGAGGCAGAAGAGTTCAGGGGCCTGCCCAAGGGCCTTCACTGGGTGATGTTGGTACCGTTGTTCATTCCCCTccaggaatcgaaccctggtagTCTCTCACCTtgccaaccgagctacccagccgctaatATCACTGACATCGTGTAACGGGTTTGTGCAGGAGTGTAATGTGTCGTGGGGTAAGGAATGTGTATAATAAAAGGAGTGAAGctggtgggtagggcactgaggacACCTCATGTTTGCTGCCAGTGATGTCCAGGcaaaggaagaggaagaggagcgatTTAGGGAAGCttccagaccccccccccattgtcTGAAACAGACATCAACCAGCCCCCCAGAGGCGAGACCCTTTCTGAAACAGCTGTAAAGTCGGTCAGTGTCAAGTCTTTGCAGAAGCTGTTGGTACCTCATGGTTCTAGCTGCTCTGTGTTCTGGACGACGTGCAGTTCTAGAGGTTTCTAGGCTGTTCCTCCTCAGGACTCTCCTCTGGAACTTTTCCCCTTTGAgcatcatgttttgttttgttttttctctgtaatCGAGGCTAAGCTGACAGTGTGGAAGAAACCGACAAAGgcagaaatgaaaatgtgtgaCCGAGGTGGAGACATCGTTTTATGATGGAGGTGATTTCATCTCTTTGTGATGAATTGTGTTACCTTCTAGTTATGCCTCacgttttttttagttaaattgtaGAGCTGCGAAGAAAACCATGGTAATCAGAACCTAGGAAGTCAATCATCCAAGTACCAACAGCTTCATATGATTCACAGGGCTTCATGAGGTTCACAGAGCTTCATATGATTCACTGGGCTTCATGCGGTTCACAAGGCTTCATGTGGTTCACAAGGCTTCATGTGGTTCACAAGGCTTCATGTGATTTACAGGGCTTCATGTGTTTCACAGGGCTTCATATGATATACAGGGCTTCATGTGTTTCACAGACTGGGGGACTGaaagactgctctgaaccggagaacgagtttcagcgttaaaccacggtgctactcggttttgtctgacaaacttaggtttcaggggggcaacaacatggagtgtactcctgagggcttgtaaggtatcattaacaaagtggtcatttatactaggactgatactatgggagctggtctcagagtattttctcagaatatcactaagtactggctgtactgtgtttaaactcagacacagaacggtcagttaaggttcttctaagctgtttcttattcgcTGGGGTGGTagcatgttctaatgtaaactggaaggtaatcatagagtgatcagaaatgatggggttaagaggaaggacactcagctggctgatctctataccatgggttagaacaagatccagggtgtgcttatgacagtgagtgggttcattcacactttgggtgaaaccaacatcgtctaataaagctgcaaaagcctttcctaggcagtcacagGGGTCATCAAcgtgaatattaaaatcccctaatattatagtttgatcagaatctgaaATAGTAGTCTGTAGGAAgccggaaaactcagttaaaaattctgaatatgggccgggggggcgataaataattatgaataaaacgggtttttgagtcttcctgtttgggtgatttatggACAATATTGAATGCTGACTACCATAAACATTTTCAGATCATTGACATTTCCAGAAGTTTCTGTTATTACTTATAGAATGTGATtcttgaaagacaaaaaagtctgttttcaaTTGTTTAGCGAATAGAAACAGCGCTCTACATTTTATGGTATTTCTTAATCCCCTGAGATTTAAAGAACCTAAAGATAAAGacatgatttaaaataaaaaggaaagacagaaataaatctGAGTAAATAGGAGTGTGTTGTTACTTTCAACCTTAGCACCAAATTTGACATAGaacaggaaaaaatattttaaataaccttTACGCCACATTTAAGGATTTAATCATaatatattagaaaaaaagagcatcTGTCACACAATAAAGACTTCACTTTTAGCTGCCAACCTTTTATAACCTCTCAATGTAATTGACTGTGAACACAgcttcatgaaataaatggcTGAACAAGTGAGATCAgagcaaaatgtgttttcctggAGACTTGAGCAGCAAAAAGCAGCTCTGGATGCAGGTCTATTTCTGTGGGTCTGAGTTACCCCCActtttcttcatcacatttcACTCCAACTCTGGAATGAAGACCAAAGAATCAGGAGAGAGACGTGAAAACACAAATCTACAATCCAAAGTTgtcaaatgaagcagaaagAACACAAAGTTGTAAATGTTCTTCTTTCCACAAACAATCTTCTCCTTCAGCTTCTTCTGTTGGCGTTTCTGTGGAGAACTAACCAGAGAAAGTCTGGGATGGTGACCTCACTGATTCGGTTTGGGTTGCAGCTTCCTTCAGTTCccatgacaacacaaaaacattggaaTCCCAACGTTCAAGGAAAACAACAAGAACACAGATTGGACTCCCAAAAGTTTGACATTCATGTTCCAAAATGTCTCCAATCCACATTCTAGAGAGTTTCATTTCTCTCCATTTCTGACTCCAAACATTTCTCCACAGAATCTGAACAGTTCAAACGTTTAGTTCTAGATGATCCAAAGCAGAGAAAtcactgaaaacaaacatttcacttcTTTCAGGAACTACTTCACTTCACACAACTCTGCTGCGGCTCCATAATAACCCGACCACAGTCCAGCATGGAGCGGCTGAGTGAAAGTGgtctggactctgtggaggagaGTCATGCTTTCAGAGACGCTGTAGAAGGACAGAACACCTGCTCTGTGATCCAGGTACACTCCTACTCTGGAGGAAACACCACCTGAGATGGAGGTTCCTATGCTGTTGTGGAAAAATGAGAACCTGTCTGGATGACAATATAATGCCCAAGATTTATCATTAAAACCAAATCCACTTTCACTTCCAGATCTGCTGATGTTCTTTTGTGCGACTGCTATATAAACAGAGGTTCCTCTCCACTCCACCTCCCAGTAACAGCGTCCAGTCAGACTCTCTCTGCTCAGAACCTGACCTCGATCAGTAAATCTGTCTGGATGATCAGAAGCAGACTGAGGTGTTTTCATCCGTGTCACCTTTCTGTTCTCTGACAGTGACAGTTGTCTGTGTGCTGTGTTTGGATCCAGTGTGAGTTGACATGAATATCTGAGGAAGTCAGCTCTGCTCTTTGGTTCTGACAGTAAAACGTCCAGATCAGAGACTGTCAGTGAGATGTTTGTCCATTCCTCTCTCAGAATGTCCTGCAGTTTGTCTCTGAGCTCTGACACAGCTGCTGTCACATCCTCAAAGCATGTCAGAGGACGGACATGGATGCTGGCTGAGGGGGTGGACTCACTGAGTGGTGGCAGTGAGGGGTAGTTGAGCAGAAAGTGGCTGTGATCCTCTGTGAGCCAGAGCTGCTTCAGCTCAgcgtctctcctcttcagctcagccatgtcctgctccagctcctcctgaagACCTTTGACTCGCCTCACTTCAGTTTGCTGCTGGGATCTGATCTGCTGCTCTACatcacgccttcttttgtggaGGAGACGGATCATCTTAGTGAAGATCTTCTCACTGTCCTCCACGCTTTGATCAGCAGAGTGATTGATGGCCTCCACCTCCTGTTGAAGCAGCTTCACCTCTTTCTCTCTGTCCTGGATTCTCTGCTGGATTTGTTGCTgactctcctccagctctctctgcttctcagtcctttctgctgcagctgagactATTTTATGTCCCTCATGTtcatccacagagcagagataaCAGATGCTCTTCTGATCAGTGCGACAGAACATCTTCATCAGCTCATCATGACGGGAGcagatgttctcctgcaggttcttggAGGGTTCCACCAGCTTGTGTTTCTTCAATGCAGCTGCTTTCAGATGAGGCTGGAGGTGTTCCTCACAGTAAGAGGCCGGACAGCTCAAGCAGGACTTGATggctttcagttttcttccagTGCAGACGTCACAGACCACATCTTCAGGTCCAGCATAGCAGAGACCAGCAGGAGCAGCTTGGAGTCCGCTCTTCTTCCGCTGCTCCACTAAAGCTGCTAACGTGAAACTTTTCACCAGAACAGGCCTCGGTGTGAAGGTCTTCCTGCACTGAGGACAGCTGGGGACTTTCTCCTCTGTATCCCAGAATCCTTGAAGACACTTCATGCAGTAGCTGTGTCCACAGGGAATAGTCACCGGATCCTTCAGcagatccagacagatggaACAGCTGAAGCTTTCTTCATCCACATCTGCTCCTTTCTGCGCCATTTCTCCTCTCAGACACACAGACTCTCTCTGAGAGTTTCACTTTCTCAGAAACTGGATGACTCTGACCTCCAATCAGATGGTTCACTGTGCTCCTTTCTTCTCATTCAGTTGGTGACGCCCATCaagacagaggaggagctgcagatgaggaagaggagaactttAGAGAAGATGGCTGTTAGCTCAGGATAGAAACCAAAGAACCACATTTGTCAGACGCTCTGCGTCTCATCAGAGACGTGTCATCATCAGCAGGTGGTTCAGATCTATTTATTTCATCCTTTAAATTGCTCTTCTGCAGTCTGGAAAGGCCTGCAGACCATCACCAACTACCACTGACGATCTGTGAACGAGATGTGCGTCAACAGTTCCAGAAGCAGAAGGTCAGGAAGGCTCCAGGACCCGATGGAGTCTCTCCCTCCTGCCTGAAAGTCTGTGCTGACCAGCTAGCTCCCATCTTCACCAGCTCCCTGGAGATGTGTGTGGTACCTGCTTGCCtcaaaggctacgttcacactgcagggcttaatgctcaattcggattttttgaaaaaatccgaattgatgTTCGTCAACTCGTAGTCGAGTATGACCAAAGCAATACTAATAGTACATTGTCTAAGGGGCGGAGGGATGTGTCCGCACATGGCTAATAAGGCCAATACGGGCAAGAAAACCCCTTCCACAGGTTGAACACCAGTGAGAGGGTGTCGTGTTGGTAGGTAGGTCAGCTAGAGCCTTACGTTTTTGGCGTTTTTCCTTGGCTGCGTTGGAACATTTATTTTCTGAGTAGATGGCACCTTTATGaatcaattcggattttttgaaaaaatccgaattatttgctagaccgttcacatttccaagtaaatccgaacttttgtgatctccactgtgaccgtgacacgacccaaacgagacccgcatgcgcagaagccagaagaatactcaacggtaaccgacgtcactcgttgtttgcggggcaaacgttaacaatggatgtcaacaacagtgttgtcaacagtggagctctttttgtaatattaaatttattttcacgaaggagcagcacaattacaatcttctcattttaagaaggcaatggagtcgggatcgtcagTGCAGTtcggcagtgtgggcgcgcattcatgttgtgtgttacggaggacggtaataaaagaaggtttcccccagaataaatgctatggactcttaataacccgttctggagaatctaaggatcagaacagggaggaggaggaggatcgcctcgggtcccccgcgcttctgagcacggtcggaaaggggagaaggaaaaaaagttatcgcggggaaaggttcaacaccacgctctgccatttatctggaaattttttttcaaaaaccgcccagttgcgataagaaccctggagtttggcctgaacagagctgtcaccccaaatattaatccaatcggtgacctcccTTCCCAGCTCGCCGTGCCTCTCCCCACCTGTCAGTGGATCACCAGTTTCCTCACCGAcaggaggcagcaggtgaaactGGGACGATTCACATCCAGCACCCGGatcctgaacactggcgcccccCAGGGGTGTGTTCTCTCCCCTCTGCTCTTCGCCCTCTACACCAATGACTGCAGATCAGAGCCCCCCCTGTGAAACTCttgaagtttgcagatgacaccacagTCATTGGGCTCATCCGGGACGGTGATGAGACTGCATATAGAGGAGAAGTGGAGCGGCTGGTCCTCTGGAGCCAGAACCACCTGGAGCTGAACCCACTTaaaacagtggagatgacagtggacttcaggaggaaccCCTCCACTCCCC is a window from the Oryzias latipes chromosome 24, ASM223467v1 genome containing:
- the LOC101165782 gene encoding tripartite motif-containing protein 16, producing MAQKGADVDEESFSCSICLDLLKDPVTIPCGHSYCMKCLQGFWDTEEKVPSCPQCRKTFTPRPVLVKSFTLAALVEQRKKSGLQAAPAGLCYAGPEDVVCDVCTGRKLKAIKSCLSCPASYCEEHLQPHLKAAALKKHKLVEPSKNLQENICSRHDELMKMFCRTDQKSICYLCSVDEHEGHKIVSAAAERTEKQRELEESQQQIQQRIQDREKEVKLLQQEVEAINHSADQSVEDSEKIFTKMIRLLHKRRRDVEQQIRSQQQTEVRRVKGLQEELEQDMAELKRRDAELKQLWLTEDHSHFLLNYPSLPPLSESTPSASIHVRPLTCFEDVTAAVSELRDKLQDILREEWTNISLTVSDLDVLLSEPKSRADFLRYSCQLTLDPNTAHRQLSLSENRKVTRMKTPQSASDHPDRFTDRGQVLSRESLTGRCYWEVEWRGTSVYIAVAQKNISRSGSESGFGFNDKSWALYCHPDRFSFFHNSIGTSISGGVSSRVGVYLDHRAGVLSFYSVSESMTLLHRVQTTFTQPLHAGLWSGYYGAAAELCEVK